Sequence from the Rutidosis leptorrhynchoides isolate AG116_Rl617_1_P2 chromosome 3, CSIRO_AGI_Rlap_v1, whole genome shotgun sequence genome:
GTTAAGTTTGAAAAAGTCCAGTAAACCATtccatatattttttattttttttatacctATTTAGCCGAATGATATTAAACTCCTTTCACTATTATTTCACTAAATTTTACATTTTCTATTTTCATTGTaatatttaaatacataaaatagttaaaaaaattattttaataattagaaAAAAgtactaaataaaataaattagTTGAGACTCACTATTTGTCCGCCAAACTAACACACCTCTTTTAGAAAAATGTTTGGTGGTGGCTAATGGCGCGTCGTTCCAATCTACACCAAATGGGTGACACATATCAAACTTTAAATTTAGCGTAAATAGTGTATCGTCTTATGACATGCATGCCCACTTCAAAAAGTGAAACCAATTTATAGTTTTTAAGCTAACTTTTATAATATTGAGTTACAACTCGCGACTTAgcaaattttatattaataaattgatAAGGTCACTTGTAATAGTGACACAATTTCTTTTCGGAACAAACTGCCACATCGACGTTATCTCAGCACTTCTTTTAAAACATAACGGGAATTGAACCACTGACATCAATAATTTACTCCCTCAAAAACACCGAAGCCactatattattaattaaatatactATTGTATAAGTAATAGAGCTAAAATTACAACCCTATAATCCATAAGTCACAACCtccaaaaagtaaaaaaaaaacacaAATACAACGACGAAATGAAGTAGGGGCCATGGAGGGTGGGAGAATGACAATGATGTGCTGGAGAATAAAGAGAAGGCGAGGGGCAGCACGAGCTGCTATGAGCATTTACCTTTTTCTTAAAATCATGACCACCTGAGGTATTAGATTCGTCGGCCATTTTTAAAATTTATTGTAAGaggaaattataaaataagttgttTAAGATAAAAAGGGAAGATTGGTGGAAGAGCGCAAGATTTTTCACAAGTGTATGAAAGGGTGTTTATAAGGAATGTAAGATGGGATCGAACAGTTAAAATGACATGTGTTAAAATGTTGTGGTAGAGGAAACACTAGACACCTCAGATGATTCTATACATCCACTAATCCTACAATCTACTACTAATCCCATGCAAGTCCAGCCTAACTCTTCGCCATCCTCCAGTTCACAACCCAAGACACCTCAAATGGGCCGTAAACCTTATTCAGCCCATCCAATAATACCATTATGTCAAATACACCATCTCATGATTATATTAATACTCCAACCCCTAATACACATTCTCCAACTGATTCCTCAACTCAAGATTCATTCCCTACCATCTCTACTAATTCCACACCTCCTTCCATGTAAACTACTAATACACAAAATACAATTCCCAATTCTATTGAAACTTCTTCCACTCATTCTACTAATACACAAAGTACTTCCTCTAATAATACAACTAGTTCGACACCTCCACCACCTACTCGTTCCATGACAACTAGAAGCATGGACGACATCTTCAAACCAAAAACCCTATTTAATCTTTCCGCTATCACATCTCTTTCACCCATACCTTCCACTCCTAAAGCAGCTCTCTCGGACCCTCATTGGAATCACACCATGATCGACGAGTATTAAGCACGTATGGAAAATAAGACTTGGACACTTGTACCTAGAACTGATGATATGAAAGTTATCCGTAGTATGTGGATTTTTAGGCAGAAATTTCATTCCGATGGTTCTTTGGAAAGATACAAAGCTCGACTAGTAGGTGATGGTCGTACACAAACAATTGGAGTTGATTGCAATGAAACATTTAGTCCCGTGATAAAACTTGCAACCATTCGTATTGTTCTCACCATTGCGTTATCTAAGTCGTGGCTTAAAAATCAACTAGATGTTAAAAACGAATTTTTACACTGACAACTTCATGAAACTGTGTATATGTATCAACCATACAGTTTTCGGGATCACTCCAACTCGGATCACTTGTGTCTTCTACAATGTTCACTATATGGTCTTAAGCAAGGACCGTGTGTGTGGTACCACCGATTTGCTACATTTGTTTCTACCATCGGTTTCAGTCATAGTCAATCAGATAACCTGTTATTTGTTTATCAACGTAGTATGGACACTGCATACATTTtactttatgttgatgatattatcttggTCACTTCTTCTAGCTCGTTACGTCACACGATTATGAGTCTTCTTACCAAAGAATTTGCTATGGAAGACCTCGGTAACCTCAGCTATTTTTTGGGTATTAATGTTACACGAAACTCTCAAGGACTGTTCTTAGATCAGACGAAGTATGCTCATGATATTATCACACGGGCAGATTTGGCAAACTGCAACCCGGTTAAGACGCCTGTTGACACTAATGGTAAACTCAGTAGCACATCTGGCAAACCGTATTCGAAGCCTACTTTATTTAGAAGTTTAGGTGGGCATTACAATACTTAACATTTACGTGACCCGATATCTCATATGCAGTTCAACAAGTTTGCTTACATATGCATGATCCTAAAGAATGTCATATGAATGTTCTTAAACGTATTATTCGTTATATTAAAGGGACTTTAACCTACGGATTACAGCTACACAGGTCATCGATCAACTCCCTTGTATCTTATACTGATGCCGATTGGGGAGGTTGCCCAGATACACGAAGATCTACTTCTAGGTACTGTGACTTTTTGGGTGACAACTTAATATCCTGGTCTTCTACACGCCAACCTATAGTGTCTCGTTCTAGTGTCAAAGCAGAATACCGAGGTGTTACAAACGTGGTATTCGAATCGTGTTGGCTTCGTAATTTATTGTTGTAACTTCGTTGTCCCATTTCAAAAGCAACCCTAGTGTTTTGTGATAATGTAATGCTATTTTTTTGTCCGGCAATCCAATTCGGCATCAACGCACTAAACATATAGAAATGGATATTCACTTTGTACGAGAAATGGTTGCTCGCGGACAAATACGCGTGCTCCATGTTCCTACTCGTTTTCAGATAGCCGACATTTTCACTAAGGGGCTACCTcgtatcttatttgaagattttcGCGACAGTCTATGCATACGTCCACCTCCCGCTTAGCCTAAGGGGCTATATTAGATAAAGACGTGAGTATATTAGCTGTAGATAAACACAATGAGCTGTACAAGATATTATATATAGTTAGAATGATTCTGGAAATCAATTCCACAAATATAGGCCTGTTAGTCAACATTGTGGAGATTAGGGTTGTATcctttacatgtatatatacagcCATTTGGCTACAGAAATAAACATCGAATGATTAAACATTTATATTATTGAtcacttttttattttttattttttatttttttattgttcAGGGACCAACCGTGTAATTCTAACCCTCACATGCTAGATACATGTGAACATTTACCGAAATTTGACTAATGgtcgttaatgaatttgacgataTTTCCTCAATTACACACTTTTCAAATCATAACTTTTTTCGGGCAACAATTGAAACACATAATCATTTTCGGGCATAAGCAAAACTCAAACTATCTTTATTGAAAAATTGTGTAACTTATGTTATGTTTTCGAGTCAGCTAGCCTTACTGAAAACCAAGTTTCAAATTAATAAGAACGGACCTAAAGTGAGATACGGAGTTTGTTTTTTCAAAGTGAGATATATTTCCAACGATGCTatctataattaatattaaaatgctataatgatgacatcataaatagtCATTTTTCTTCtttgaaaaaaattaaaaagaataaAGAAAAAAATCTAACACACTTGGATGACATCAAAAATTaatttaatttacaattaaaatttaatctttacaattaattataatttatttattatgattaagatataatttaatctttacaatttaaaagaaaaaataaaaatatggattcttaaaaatataaatactcaatttttaaacaaactttattattattattattattctaactataataattattattataatattaatattcaaagatggattctctttacgggatttattacgttacatatgtatgcgaaaatacatgtctctatatgtttgtaataacaacgacaagtttctcagCCAGAAATCCGTGAttttacgggtcattaaactaaacgacTTTAGCATATACATTCACTTAATTCctgaaatatatcattaaactgtttcgtttaaccaaacacgtgattccacgggtcatttcactagtttactTTTAATAtctttatgattatttattatatattatatgttacGTATGAATTATCACGTgtattaaattaattttatatatcatTTTATATCACGTACGTTACAGCTCATGACGCTCATGGAAGATGGGATCACCCAATTGGGATGTTTGAGGAACGTGCGTAGATCCGTAAAACCATATTAGTAGGATTTGGATCCTATATCAAATGATCACATGATATAACAATAACAAATGTTAAAATGAATTTCGTGACTCACAACATTGCATCATAATGATATATGCAGGGACATCTTTGGAGTGGCAGGGGTGGGCAGTGGCCCTTCTAAAAATTTGTTCTCTTAGTGTAAATTTTATTTTTTGGaatctaatatataaatatcttataTAATAGTCCTTCCAAGATTTTAGAATTTTTCTTATATAAGTTTTTGAAATGATTTTGGCCCTCCCACTAAAATCGTTCAAGATCCGTCCCTGGATATATGCCAAAGAAAAAAGTTTTTCGCCATCTATACTAAAACCGTTTACAAATATACTCTTATCGTTCCAATTCTAGTGTCCACTATTTTCTTAAATTAATTGTTTACTTTTATAAATGAACAAAGAAAAATATAATAAAGTTCTTTTGTACCTTTACTTTATACATGTAagacaaaaaataaataaaaaataaagggTAAGACTGGACAATTAACAAAAAGTACATCTGACAGTCATTTTTTACTAAACTGTGTTTTTTTTGCCGGATTATAGATATGGGACGAAGAGAGTGACAACTATAAACATGAAATAATGTAATTTTGatattatacctatattctaaaagacATAGGGGAAATGAATTGTACCCGGGGGTATTTTTGActttttgcctttttttttttggcaaattcAACCACAAACCACCCCACACTTTATTCAAAAAATCAAATCCAAACATAGGGGAAATGAATAGTACCCGGGGGTATTTTCGActttttgcctttttttttttttttttgcaaattcaACCACAAACCACCCCACATTTTATCCAAAAAATCAAATTCaacccccaaacaggggggtaaagtgtcaattaaccattctcataaaaaatcttaaacaaactccacacaaatattcaacgggccatatcttcgcactcgcaacgagttaaatttttccgccaccatcgttaaactcgaaataattttaggaacacaatgtcactagctatacgcaaaacgggcgctttttaaaaaacgctaaatatttggggtacttttcatacacgttaattccccgttaaatttttaaaagttgacaactccatagcgaaacgcggagatgcacatatattgttaattttaaataacatttaaatctttcatggGTTATaccttagttcgactcgagttgcgtttcaacaacatcatcgttagccacaaaaaaattttacaaactaaactcaataaaatacattaaaaaccgaaccccggcgcgaagcgagggttagaACACTAGTTTACTCTACGTACTAGTATTCATAACAAGTATTTCACAATGCTTGATAAGAAAAAGAAATGTTCGACAAAAGGCAAAAACTTTAATGTATAGTTATGACGTATCTATCAATTTGATGATAGACACATCATTTCGTATATATATGTGCGATTTTATATTCTTTCGGTCGTAAGATCGACGTATCTTACACCAAAATTCATGATGATGGCGTGAT
This genomic interval carries:
- the LOC139899944 gene encoding uncharacterized mitochondrial protein AtMg00810-like yields the protein MDDIFKPKTLFNLSAITSLSPIPSTPKAALSDPHWNHTMIDEQKFHSDGSLERYKARLVGDGRTQTIGVDCNETFSPVIKLATIRIVLTIAFRDHSNSDHLCLLQCSLYGLKQGPCVWYHRFATFVSTIGFSHSQSDNLLFVYQRSMDTAYILLYVDDIILVTSSSSLRHTIMSLLTKEFAMEDLGNLSYFLGINVTRNSQGLFLDQTKYAHDIITRADLANCNPVKTPVDTNGKLSSTSGKPYSKPTLFRSLGTLTYGLQLHRSSINSLVSYTDADWGGCPDTRRSTSRYCDFLGDNLISWSSTRQPIVSRSSVKAEYRGVTNVGPTV